The Hordeum vulgare subsp. vulgare chromosome 7H, MorexV3_pseudomolecules_assembly, whole genome shotgun sequence DNA window CCTTTCACATATTCTTTGTAATTAGTATACAGTTCCGTGTTTCTGCTTTTAGGTTCCAGCAGACCTTGTAATTGATCACTCAGTAACTGCTAATGTGGTGAGGTCAGAAAATGCGATACAGGCCAATATGGAACTGGAATTCGAGAGAAACAGGGAACGGTTCGCCTTCCTTAAATGGGGGTCTTCTGCATTTCACAATATGCTTATCATACCTCCTGGTTCTGGTATTGTTCATCAGGTGAAAGGAATAACATCAAGAGTTCCCTTTTGTATGTCTGAACTCTCGATCTTATTTTATCTGGTGTAGGTAAATCTTGAGTATCTTGCCAGAGTTGTTTTCAACAGAGATAGCCTTTTTTATCCCGACAGTGTTTTGGGGACTGATTCCCACACTACAATGATTAATGGACTGGGTGTTGTTGGTTGGGGAGTTGGAGGGATTGACGCTGAGGCAGCTATGCTTGGTCAGGTGCATGCTTAAATTCTTTTGGCATTTACATGTGCTTGCATATGCAACTTCCTAGAAAATttctagtgtgctgagtgatatTTGCCTATTTCTTGTGCTAGTTCTTCAGTTTGAAACAATTTGTTGCAGGGACCAGTTGTttgactattgcataaatggtgcaaGGAACCTGTTTTGCATGTTTTGCCTTGCTCGGATTTTCAGTTATCAGCATACTTTTTTTAGTTCCATTATCACCATACTTCATAGAAAAGCATGATTGTTACTACAGCAGGAATTGAACGTTATTGGCAACCTGGTAATCTGTAATGTGGACATAAATTGCTTCCGATCAGAGTCTGGAGACCTCAACTTTCTGACTAACATGGTGGCCATTTGTTTCTTTGCAAAGATAGCGCCTTTAGACGATTCTTGATGTTATGTTCGGAGCTCGAACCACCTTCAGGCCATATAATTTTATTCAATCAGGAGTACAGGGTTACAAGAGATTAAATGATCAATATAATAATTAATTTTAGTCTAGGTAGTTGTTGGGAACATGTAAATGATCCTGTCAGTCTGTTGCTGCAGTTTTGATGAACATCAAATGTTCAGCGAGTACCGAACCATGACCCGATAGTACATGAGAACAATTTTTTTTCCCACAAACTCAGTGAATGATTTATATATTTACCTCTTCTATCTTTTGTCCGCAGCCCATGAGCATGGTGTTACCTGGTGTCGTTGGATTCAAGCTGCATGGAACACTGAGGAATGGGGTCACAGCAACTGATTTAGTTCTCACGGTTACCCAAATGCTTCGGAAACATGGTGTTGTTGGAAAGTTTGTGGAGTTCTATGGTATTTTATTTTCTACTCCTAGATCATTGGCAAATATCATTTGTCCTGTCACAAACAGTTAGCGGCTATGATCAGGAACTTAGCTTTGTTACTGTGTAAGTGTAGGCCGAGGTATGAAAGAGCTTGCATTGGCTGATAGAGCAACGATTGCAAATATGGCACCAGAGTATGGAGCAACTGTTGGTTTCTTTCCAGTTGACCATATCACCTTAGAATACCTTAAAATGACCGGAAGAGAAGATGAAACTGTGAGTATAATGGTTGTTTGTTCTTTCAAAATGACTACTACATATACATTACTACTCTGCAGATGCTCTTTGGAACAAAAACGTACACTAGTGTATCCATGTCCAGATGGTTAACATAATTTCTACTGAGGAGTGAGAACTACATTTTTATTTGGTAACGGTGAATGCTTCGACCATGTAGGTATCAACAATAGAGGCATATCTACGTGCAAACAAAATGTTTGTGGATTACAATGAAGTAAGTTTAATTCTTTACTGTTATCAATAAAGTAAACACCATGCAGGAATATTGACTGTGTATTCCATTGTGATTTTAGCCTAAAATAGAACCGACATATTCATCCTACATAGAATTGGATCTGGGAGATGTTGAGCCATGTATTTCTGGTCCGAAGAGGTAATTTATCCCGTTATGTTGTGGTATACTTCCATTCTCTTACATGGTTTAATACAAGCTCTTCTTGCAGACCTCATGATCGAGTCACCTTAAAAGAGATGAAGGCAGACTGGCATGCATGTCTGGAAAACAAAATTGGTTTCAAGGTGTGGAGATCACTGGACAAAGAAATTTTGTTTGCTCATGCTAATTGAAGGAATCTTGATGCCTAGATTATATATTTAAGTCTATTCCGGGTGGTTGAGGTGTTGCGCAAGAGAGCAAACACAATATAGTTATAGCCTATAAGTGTGCCTCTTGTCCTGTCTTTGCAAACAAATCCCAGAATTCTGGTCTCAAGTCTGTATTCACAGGAAGTTTATGGGCTGTGCTGATAAATTTTAAAATTACAAATTTTACCCTTTTCCGATAGTTTCATGCGCTGACTAATATCCATGGTATTTTTAGGTCATAAAATATATTGAGTGTGTTTGCTTTACCTAGTGTAATTATTCTCTTGAGAAGACAGAAGCAAGGATGTTTCATTCTATTTATTTCAGGGTTATGGTGTCCTGAAAGATCTGCAAGATAGAGTTGTGAAGTTTAATTTTCATGGGCAAACTGCAGAGCTTAAACATGGGACTGTTGTCATAGCTGCTATCACAAGCTGCACAAACACATCAAACCCCACCGTTATGATTGCTTCTGGGTTGGTTGCAAAGAAAGCTCATGAGTTGGGCCTTGAGGTCAGTACTTAGTTAAATATGGTCAATAGTTTATAGTTACTGTAGGTGTGGGTCTTCATTCTTTCCCTTCTCTGCCCTTGTGGCTAGCCAGGGCACTCAATTACTACTTTTGTTTGGTAAGGTCAAACCATGGATTAAAACAAGTCTTGCACCTGGATCAGGAGTTGTTACCAAATATCTGCTTAGGAGGTATTTTTCTACAATGTCACTTGATTCATCATATGCCCCCTATTTCTGTTCCTGTAATCCTGCATGCAATTATGTATTGTATCCTCCAAACATAATGATCATGGATGCAATATAACATTTTCAGTGGTTTGCTGAAGTACTTAAGCGACCTGGGTTTCAATTTAGTTGGGTATGGCTGTACTACTTGTATCGGAAATTCAGGTGATCTTGATCAAATCGTTGCAGACGCAATTACAGAAAATGGTACCATCTTCTTGCATGTGTCTCTTCACTCCTTTCAGAGTATCATACTGAAGACACTAGTATAATTTTGTCTCTTTTTGTTAGACATCATCGCGGCTGCTGTTCTTTCTGGAAACCGTAACTTTGAAGGGCGGATACATCCATTAACTCAAGCTAATTATCTTGCTTCTCCTCCTCTAGTCGTCGTATATGCTCTTGCCGGCACTGTAAGTGGAAACATTGTAAATATTCGCATTGATGCTTTCCAACCAACATAGATCTGTAACTTACAGGGGTATTTTGTTATGCATGTTCCGCAATTAATACCCTTTTGTAGTTAAATCATGTTGCCATTTTGAAACTGTGGTAAGAGAAGAGGAAAAGTGGATCCTGTTCCCCAAAACGTATGGATTCTTACGTTTAGAGTGTTGTGTTTAGGTTGACATCAATTTTGAAGAGGAGCCAATTGGAACTGGAAAGGGCAACAGACCAATTTTCCTTAGGGACATCTGGCCATCTACCGATGAAGTTTCAGAGGTAAGTAAGTTTGCTGGAAAGCAATTGATGCACATCACATTGCAGaggttgaataggcaacatctacATATGCACCTTTCCACACACTAGATTCACCTTAGCACTCCTGTTGGACTATTGGCGCTTCTAACTGTTAAGAGACACACTCGGGTATCACCCTCATACACACGGGTGCTACCCTGGCTATATATAGTACAAGAGCTGGGATACCACAAATATcctcacacatacacacacacagagCATACTCAGACACACTCGGGTATCACCCTCACATGCACGGGTACTGCCCTCACTACCTCTAGCACTAACGGCGTCCATGAATTTATTCAATGGTGATTTTAATTGCTGTGTGCTGACAATGCAAACCACAGATTGTGCATTCCaatgtcttggttgatatgttcaAAAGTACTTATGAGGCAATTACGAAAGGCAATCCCATGTGGAACCAACTGGTGGTTCCAACTGCGGATGTTTACTCTTGGGATCCTAATTCAACCTACATCCGTGAGCCTCCTTTCTTTAAAGGCATGAGTATGGCTCCACCTGGGCCGCATAGTATAAAGGATGCCTACTGCTTGTTGAGCTTTGGTGACTGTGTCACGACAGATCATATTTCACCAGCTGGGAGCATTCATAAGGATAGCCCAGCTGCCAAGTATCTTGTTGGCCATTCTGTGAAGCCCGGGGACTTTAATTCGTATGGCAGCCGTCGCGGAAACTATGAAGTAATGATGAGGGGAACCTTCGGCAATATTCGGATTGTAAACAAGCTTTTGGATGGTGAACCTGGACCGAAAACAATTCACATTCCAACAAGAGAGAAGCTTTATGTCTATGATGCTGCCATGGTTAGTTCCTTTGTAGAAAATGACTGGTCTTGGTCTTCTCCACTGTCCATAGTTCCCATCTTCATGAATTAATTGCTGGTTATTTCTCCTGCTGCAAAAGTTTTTAAAACTTCTTATTTGTTTGTGCTACTCATGTTTCTTCTTTTCGCCATACTATTGATAGAGGTATAAGACTAATGGGCAAGACACAATTGTATTGGCGGGTTCTGAATATGGGACTGGAAGTTCGAGGGACTGGGATGCAAAAGGCACCATGTTGCTGGTAAATATTTTAGTACGGAAGTTCCGCGCCTTGCACATCCTCACTTTGTAGGTTCATGAAATAATGTGTCACTGCAGGGAATAAAGGCTGTAATTGCCAAAAGTTTCGAAAGAATCCATCGAAGCAATTTAGTCGGGATGGGAGTAATTCCTCTGTGCTTCAAGTCTGGAGAAGATATGG harbors:
- the LOC123410210 gene encoding aconitate hydratase, cytoplasmic-like isoform X1, whose amino-acid sequence is MATSSSNPFGFALKGLRGRDGGNCGSYYSIPDLSDQRIDTLPYTIRVLLESAVRNCDEFQITKEDVEKIMSWEKTSLEQVEIPFKPSRVILQDFTGVPVLVDLASMRDAMSELGGNPDKINPMVPADLVIDHSVTANVVRSENAIQANMELEFERNRERFAFLKWGSSAFHNMLIIPPGSGIVHQVNLEYLARVVFNRDSLFYPDSVLGTDSHTTMINGLGVVGWGVGGIDAEAAMLGQPMSMVLPGVVGFKLHGTLRNGVTATDLVLTVTQMLRKHGVVGKFVEFYGRGMKELALADRATIANMAPEYGATVGFFPVDHITLEYLKMTGREDETVSTIEAYLRANKMFVDYNEPKIEPTYSSYIELDLGDVEPCISGPKRPHDRVTLKEMKADWHACLENKIGFKGYGVLKDLQDRVVKFNFHGQTAELKHGTVVIAAITSCTNTSNPTVMIASGLVAKKAHELGLEVKPWIKTSLAPGSGVVTKYLLRSGLLKYLSDLGFNLVGYGCTTCIGNSGDLDQIVADAITENDIIAAAVLSGNRNFEGRIHPLTQANYLASPPLVVVYALAGTVDINFEEEPIGTGKGNRPIFLRDIWPSTDEVSEIVHSNVLVDMFKSTYEAITKGNPMWNQLVVPTADVYSWDPNSTYIREPPFFKGMSMAPPGPHSIKDAYCLLSFGDCVTTDHISPAGSIHKDSPAAKYLVGHSVKPGDFNSYGSRRGNYEVMMRGTFGNIRIVNKLLDGEPGPKTIHIPTREKLYVYDAAMRYKTNGQDTIVLAGSEYGTGSSRDWDAKGTMLLGIKAVIAKSFERIHRSNLVGMGVIPLCFKSGEDMDSIGLTGQEQYTIHLPSSVHEMQPGQDIVVTTSTRKSFTCTLRFDTEVELSYFDHAGILQYVMRKLINSAR
- the LOC123410210 gene encoding aconitate hydratase, cytoplasmic-like isoform X3 → MRYRPIWNWNSRETGNGSPSLNGGLLHFTICLSYLLVLVNLEYLARVVFNRDSLFYPDSVLGTDSHTTMINGLGVVGWGVGGIDAEAAMLGQPMSMVLPGVVGFKLHGTLRNGVTATDLVLTVTQMLRKHGVVGKFVEFYGRGMKELALADRATIANMAPEYGATVGFFPVDHITLEYLKMTGREDETVSTIEAYLRANKMFVDYNEPKIEPTYSSYIELDLGDVEPCISGPKRPHDRVTLKEMKADWHACLENKIGFKGYGVLKDLQDRVVKFNFHGQTAELKHGTVVIAAITSCTNTSNPTVMIASGLVAKKAHELGLEVKPWIKTSLAPGSGVVTKYLLRSGLLKYLSDLGFNLVGYGCTTCIGNSGDLDQIVADAITENDIIAAAVLSGNRNFEGRIHPLTQANYLASPPLVVVYALAGTVDINFEEEPIGTGKGNRPIFLRDIWPSTDEVSEIVHSNVLVDMFKSTYEAITKGNPMWNQLVVPTADVYSWDPNSTYIREPPFFKGMSMAPPGPHSIKDAYCLLSFGDCVTTDHISPAGSIHKDSPAAKYLVGHSVKPGDFNSYGSRRGNYEVMMRGTFGNIRIVNKLLDGEPGPKTIHIPTREKLYVYDAAMRYKTNGQDTIVLAGSEYGTGSSRDWDAKGTMLLGIKAVIAKSFERIHRSNLVGMGVIPLCFKSGEDMDSIGLTGQEQYTIHLPSSVHEMQPGQDIVVTTSTRKSFTCTLRFDTEVELSYFDHAGILQYVMRKLINSAR
- the LOC123410210 gene encoding aconitate hydratase, cytoplasmic-like isoform X2 — its product is MATSSSNPFGFALKGLRGRDGGNCGSYYSIPDLSDQRIDTLPYTIRVLLESAVRNCDEFQITKEDVEKIMSWEKTSLEQVEIPFKPSRVILQDFTGVPVLVDLASMRDAMSELGGNPDKINPMVPADLVIDHSVTANVVRSENAIQANMELEFERNRERFAFLKWGSSAFHNMLIIPPGSGIVHQVNLEYLARVVFNRDSLFYPDSVLGTDSHTTMINGLGVVGWGVGGIDAEAAMLGQPMSMVLPGVVGFKLHGTLRNGVTATDLVLTVTQMLRKHGVVGKFVEFYGRGMKELALADRATIANMAPEYGATVGFFPVDHITLEYLKMTGREDETVSTIEAYLRANKMFVDYNEPKIEPTYSSYIELDLGDVEPCISGPKRPHDRVTLKEMKADWHACLENKIGFKGYGVLKDLQDRVVKFNFHGQTAELKHGTVVIAAITSCTNTSNPTVMIASGLVAKKAHELGLEVKPWIKTSLAPGSGVVTKYLLRSGLLKYLSDLGFNLVGYGCTTCIGNSGDLDQIVADAITENDIIAAAVLSGNRNFEGRIHPLTQANYLASPPLVVVYALAGTVDINFEEEPIGTGKGNRPIFLRDIWPSTDEVSEIVHSNVLVDMFKSTYEAITKGNPMWNQLVVPTADVYSWDPNSTYIHHISPAGSIHKDSPAAKYLVGHSVKPGDFNSYGSRRGNYEVMMRGTFGNIRIVNKLLDGEPGPKTIHIPTREKLYVYDAAMRYKTNGQDTIVLAGSEYGTGSSRDWDAKGTMLLGIKAVIAKSFERIHRSNLVGMGVIPLCFKSGEDMDSIGLTGQEQYTIHLPSSVHEMQPGQDIVVTTSTRKSFTCTLRFDTEVELSYFDHAGILQYVMRKLINSAR